Proteins from one Ailuropoda melanoleuca isolate Jingjing unplaced genomic scaffold, ASM200744v2 unplaced-scaffold51061, whole genome shotgun sequence genomic window:
- the LOC117799496 gene encoding kelch-like protein 21 — translation AFSCAGLASAAQRFILRHVGELGPEQLERLPLARLLRYLRDDGLCVPKEEAAYQLALRWVRADPPRRAAHWPQLLEAVRLPFVRRFYLLAHVEAEPLVARCPPCLRLLREARDFQAARYDRHDRGPCPRMRPRPSTGLAEILVLVGGCDQDCDELVTVDCYNPQTGQWRYLAEFPDHLGGGYSIVALGNDIYVTGEGTGSQPGGPWVSLLRPRESAFFCWRNL, via the coding sequence GCCTTCAGCTGCGCGGGCCTGGCGAGCGCGGCGCAGCGCTTCATCCTGCGCCACGTGGGCGAGCTGGGCCCGGAGCAGCTGGAGCGCCTGCCTCTAGCGCGCCTGCTGCGCTACCTGCGCGACGACGGGCTGTGCGTGCCTAAGGAGGAGGCCGCCTACCAGCTGGCGCTGCGCTGGGTGCGCGCGGACCCGCCGCGCCGCGCCGCGCATTGGCCGCAGCTGCTCGAGGCCGTGCGCTTGCCCTTCGTGCGCCGCTTCTACCTGCTGGCGCACGTCGAGGCCGAGCCGCTAGTGGCGCGCTGCCCGCCCTGCCTGCGCCTGCTGCGCGAGGCGCGCGACTTTCAGGCGGCGCGCTACGACCGCCACGACCGCGGGCCCTGCCCTCGCATGCGCCCGCGCCCCTCCACCGGCCTCGCGGAGATCCTCGTGCTCGTGGGTGGCTGCGACCAGGACTGCGACGAGTTGGTCACCGTCGACTGCTACAACCCGCAGACGGGCCAGTGGCGTTACCTGGCCGAGTTCCCCGACCACCTGGGCGGCGGCTACAGCATCGTGGCGCTGGGCAATGACATCTACGTGACGGGTGAGGGGACTGGGAGCCAGCCGGGA